In Lycium ferocissimum isolate CSIRO_LF1 chromosome 7, AGI_CSIRO_Lferr_CH_V1, whole genome shotgun sequence, the sequence AATAGGTTAAATTgcactaaataaataaatcatttattTATGTATGCTTTTTATCGCGACAGACCCTGGTTTTTTCTTGTGAGATTTCTTTGTTGTTATTGAGaggggccaaaaaaaaaaaagggttccaTAGATTGAGCTGTTGGAATATTGCCTAAGAGGTGCATTAATTTACTTTAGCGGTCAAAAAGATGGGTTCATCAATTCACTACTTGTGTAATCAAGGCTCCACCGTAGCCTTTTTTCCTTTccacaaattaaaatattttatctgTATTTTATCTTCTCATACTTTGCGGAGTATAAAAGATAGAGGACATAAATTCCTTGCAAAACAGAGGAACCGAAATGCAATACTCCATGCAATGTCACTTTTTCTCCCAAAAGTGCGCGGAAAAGCACTTTTCtctttggaagaaaaaaaaaaaaaactttttattcttttctaaaaactttttaaaaaagctaACAAAACAAAGAACCCATACACTTGTTTCTAATGACATTCGATATGAGagtttttctttattaaataaTGGTAATGCCTAGGTTAGCTAGTATACATCGACCATTCCGTAGGTATCACGTACCTGCTACCTATGACAATTTTGCGCACCAAAGCTTggagacaaaagaagaaaacacttttttttGTCCATTCGATATGAAAATTTAGTTGAATAACAGCAACTGTTGATGGTCTATCTCGGCATGAACTATAGCAGCTACTCCTCCTGCTAATACCAGTTTTGTTTTCCTCCAACCATTTCAACATGTCAGTAGAAGTAGGAACATGTAATATTAGCAAAAGCCAGTTTATAATGTTCGATTGAATGACCACTTGAACATTGGTAGCAGACACAAATTCTTACAAGgctaaaggaagggaaaattcTGCAGTAAATAAATTTTCTATCGACAAATTGACAATATTCGTTTAGATGAATAAGGATGCATCAATATCACTCTTTAGATACATAAAAcaagaagaggaaaagaaataaTTAGTTCTTTGACGCAGACTGGAAGATGAAGACGGCTGTAAGAATGCCCACCAATGCAGTGACTGCCAATGCTACTGTGGGTAAGGGCCCCGAGACCCcgaaattctgaaaaaaaaCAGAATAAGTTTAATTACTAATTCATGATGTTGCTCAAACAGTTATATGATGGTTAAGATCATAATGTTTATGCTGGAAGAATGAGAAAGAAGACAGATAATATACGAACTGCTGACCAGTAAACATCACAACACAAAAGCAGAACCTCAAATCTATTTGAGGTCTGCTGAACTCAGTTACTATAGCAATGGTGTTTGCCTATACTTAAATTGTTTCAATGTTCACAACATAACAGTTTAATGCCTGTACAAGCACAAGGgggcttttttcttttttttttcctttttacgcTTGGATGAACAAAACTAGAAACAATTTCAAGAGGTCTATCAAAGTTTATGTTAAGTGCTTCCAACCGACAGATATCTGATTTTAGGATAAAGTTGTAATCTGTTAAGAGCTGATATATCAAAAGTACATGTATGACTTAACCCTTTCCGCTGCAAGAATTGTTATAGATCCAATCCGTGATACAATATACGCACTAATAAAGAGATGAGGATAAGTGCCCTACCTCCAGAAGTCCTTTGCCTGTGGCTATTTCTACAGTAATAGCAGCTGCAAAACCAACCATGGCAGATCGACCAAGCCATACGTCCAAATTACTTTCATTGGTACTCTGCCCGCATCGTATGGAAACTGATGCTGCTCTACTTGGTACAGCTTTTATCTGAGAAAAACTGTTCCTGCTCACTGTAAATTCAGAGGATCAGTTTCTAGCTACTAGCACTGGGACttgcaaatttaaaatatacaCTAAATGGCTCCAAATTTGCATAGCACGCCTAAACCGCTCCCACAACCCACACCACCACTCCAAAAAATatagaagtaaagaaaaaaatacaagcaTTAGGCTCGGATACCAAGAAGAAGACAACCTACATTCTTCCAAATGTGGTATTAAGTTGTAactaatttaaataaatattgacGCCAAAATTTTATTGATCAAAGCTGGAGAGGTCTCTCTAATTAAATGGTTCAGTAGCTTCTCATATGATGGAACATGGTACGAACGATTTTCACGGGAACTGGTCCACTCTCTACCTTAAGAATGTTCTCTACGAATTTCATCCAAACGAAAAGGGAATGAAGGGAGAAAAAGTGAGGGTTTTCTCTAAAAACATCGGAATGTAAAGATATCAGAGTTGCTCACCCACACAAGAATCATGTCACAGGTATATGTTTACCGATTAACTATTCTTTTGCACATAATTGTGAGGAGTCATAAGTTCTCAATCTTCAGCTCATGATAGGATTTGTGTTAGATTTTTTTAACATCTATAATTAATGAAATCCCTTACATGCTAAGCCCAAAATCCATTTCGAGTTCTTTTGGAAGCACATGAATTCATAAATAGTCATCATAACAGAGGTAGCTCCAATGGCAATGGGGAAATATACATCTATACAAAGACTGAATGCAAATCAGGTAAAAGTAGATGCTGCGTACTCTTCGGCTATTCATTTCAAAAGCTAGCATCTAGTACTTCCCTGAAGCTTTATTTTCGGATGAAGTACTTCATTCAAGCTttatttctcacaaataattAAGTAAAGGATAAATTCATCTTCAATACTTGGATAGAAatagttgaatgattttattgtactaaaagaaacaaaagtggtTAGCAATTCCCAAAACTTGGATGACCATCCTGGGAATTAACTCCAGGTACGAGCCTAAAAAGTATAGAATCTAACAATGACAAAAATGCTTAATGAAAGCTAATTTAGTACAACTTGCATAGTTCAATTTCCAGCACTTTCAGCAGCCACAATTAGAATAAAACAAGAGGAGCAAAAAGAGCaaatatgatattcttattagAAACTAGTTGAAGCATAAAACACAATATGAAAATCATAAACCTAAACTTGTAACCGATGCAACAAGCAAAAAAGCATAGCCATTCAGTCCTTAAAAGCTTAGGACAAGTTTGAAATTCTGTCCAGCTATACAATGAacaaattgattaattaacAAAAAGAGGAAGTGGGCTTACAGAGGGGAGAACCAGTTGCAAAAACACTCCCAAATTGAGCACGAGTTGAGCCACTAATAGAATAAACGCTTACTGGGTTTGACACTGCAAAAAACAATTAGCACATGTAAGTTACTATTTGTTATTTCTTGTGGTTTTAGAAACAAAAAGGGAAGAAATTGCTAgtaatagaattacctcgaattGAAGTGCAGAGAGAGCTTGAAATTTGAACTACAGCCATATCTGGTGAGAGATTTGGGATTATTGAGGTACACCTCTCAATTTCTATCTTTAGTACACTTTTGTAGAaacttatgatttctgatttTTCATTTGGAGCTACGTAAACGCGGGGAATATTTGACACGTGTCATCTACTGAGACGGTATGTGTGTCTTGGACCTTTGGTTACGAGCCTAGTTTATTTTGGGCCTTCTGGGtgcatacctttttttttttttttttttttttttgctcggaTTGGCCTTCGTTTGGGTCGTCTTTAGTTGTTGTCCTTCGAATGGATGGTCTATAAGTTTTGCTATTCGCCTAATATTTTGAGATTGTGGGTTTGAATTTTAACTCAGtataaaaagaattttaaggtagaattttaaatttttgcctTCATATGCAAATTCTGCTTTTAAGTCTCAAATTCTGCCTGAAGGGTAAGAGTtaaaagaccaccattttgagggacagaaattaaagaccatccccagcgaaggacaatccttcaaatttccccttcttcttttttctttttttttttttcgcacgGATAGTTCTTcatttgggtggtctttaattttggtccttcaaattggtggtctttaagtttttcccTTCGACTAATATCCTCAAATTGTAGGTTCGAACTCCATctcagaaaaggaaaaaaaaatcgtaaggcagaattttgtaaattttgtcttaagaatctCTTTTTTTGGCAAAGgatgaaagttaaagaccaacaatttgagggataaaaattaaagaccacccccagcgaatgACAATCCTGCAAAATTCAAATGGACTGGTTTTTAACTTTTATCCTTCAAAtgggcggtctttaatttttcccttcaaaatcaaactatGTCTAGCGAAATATAAGCTCTTTAAAAGTGCAGGCATAACTTATGAATATTATGATGCATAACTTATACCCCTTTAGATATAAATTCAATGTTGAAggataaaatttcaaaactagCACaaaatagatagatagatagaatTGCAAATGACCGCCTCTCGTTTGGTGTTAAGATATTACGTAATCATAAACATTTGTTACATTCTAATCACGTAAATTCGCGTTAAATTTATTCCTACCTTTAGCGTTTAAAGCTGATTAAAACTTGATTGCATGCTGATCTAGCTGACTTCGAACTGCATTTTCCGTCTGTCTtgacgcttttttttttttttttttttttttgcattgtcAATATAAATTTTATCATATTACTGATTAATGTTTTGGTTATAGAGATACTTGTAATTTGTTTATAAGTACCCTAATTATattaaaagaattatattctctcattccataataagtgattttttaagcttttcattttattttaaaataatggtGTTTTAggatttcaaaaagaaattgatcttcttcttctaaaatgacccttatttacataatcaagaattattaaacttttctttttctagacatgagtaagttagtaaaaacacttttaattttttaggaGTGAACACTTTCTTAAGCGGTGTGTATAAGTCTAAAAAGTTACTTATtatgaaatagagggagtatttgTTAATGTATAAAAGTTAAACTTTTTTATAAATTTCGTAATCCGCGCGGCCTGCTTGGCAAACGTTGATGACAGAGATATCATACTTAATCCgcaggcatcacaataaatatcTTGTCTAACTACAAGTTATATGACAACTTTTACCAAGTCTAAAGGATTGTCGGTCATCATCAGATTCATTGATCGGTAATGTTCACCTGAACTCATAAGCACAAGTTTTCggcaatatatataattaatccTAGATTACTTAAAAACCTGCTATAAAAGTATttcatttttgaaaaccatAAAATGTAACCATTACAAAGATTAGATACCAATAATAATATTGATCAAGTGAAAGCAGTTGTAATTTGTGACATTGTCAATCTGCCCCACCCATGTTAACACTTATCTAACTATACCATTTCCTGGTCATCCACTCCACATGTCTATACAATCAGCGGATCTAACATGCTAGGTGGGGGTTCCATTGAACCCCAACTTTCGATGCGaaacataaatttatatgtaaaaatttattaaaattgcattaaatagtagttatgaactcataacttttaaaatacaacGGATTTACACTAAGAATCTTAAGGTtaaacccataaaatttaaatcctgaaATAAGTAATGACCGGCTGCTATATTTGTCTAGATTTGGAGCAAATAGTACTATTTCTTAATACATTTGTTGATACGCAATCTAATTTGGTTTGTAAACAATGACAAACTGCTTAGATAACAACGCCCATTCAATTAGACAAATAATTTTTAGCCGCCGAACTCGCTGGAAATTAAAATGGCCTAACATAGATACCCTTTCTGCTCAGGTAAAGAGAATATTCAGTGCAACAACTGTCCAATAACTTTATGTACTTTCGACAAAAATGACAAATGAAATTAAGTTAAGTAcctatttaaaacaaaaaactaGCAGCGTAGTTTCACTTGGATATGGAAAATTATACTGTCTCTGGTCTACTCCAAATGTTGTTTAACCGGACAAATTTGGTTCAAAATATCGTTCTAGAAAATTAAGAAGACAGcgatttctttttttattttcttttcttctcttcaaatctaccattactaaaaaaaaataaaaaaaaatccatgctTATTTAAATTTCCTAGATTGAAGAGGaggtaattaattaaataatcttTATGATTAATGCCATAAATAGTTTTCTTgataagttcacataaattctTAAACGGCACTTTGGATCGAATTAGTAATATAGTGCAATAATATAGAGATGCACATAACATATTTTCCTGGTGTGGTACCAGTAGCGGAGCCAAAAAAATTCgctagggggttcaaaaatataaaatagtaaGAAACGAGGAAGCCAAGgggattcaacatctactatttatacataaaaaataattttagtcttatatatacatgataattTTTCGCTAAAGGGGGTTCGAATGAACACCCTGACTAGTGGCTACCACTTGGCTCCGCCCCTGGTGTGGTACCACTGGATCATATTTGAGTAGCAAGCTCGCACTCCCCAGTCCAATTTAAGTATCATCATTTGCCATAGGGATTTGTATTAGGGTTAAAGGTTAAAAGTTCTATTATATCGCGCAAGTGTAAGTTTGAAAGTAGAGGGAAAGTTAACTTTTTGGGGGAATTAAACTATTTCTGGTGAGAAAGTGAGCCAAATGATCCCTTTTGACAGTTGAACAATACAAGTATTGATTGCATTAAGGAAGTTCAAGACAAATTTGAAGTTACAAGACAAAAATCAGACGATTACttttataattgaaaaaataaaggatTAGTTGATGTAGAGGAGAAAGGAAGTGGAACGCTTGCTTAAACAAAATTGACCACTTGCTAACGTTTACTAAGATGCCATTTGAATGGGCTTATAACTTTTAACTTATAAGTCAACTAACTTATGAcattttagcttaaaaataaattcttaaaagtacttttttattttaacaaaataCTACAACAGTGCTTAAAAGCACTAAGGATTAGAGGCGAATCCAGGATGAGTtcaccttaaaaaaaaattaaaaaaaggataCAAGGTGCATTTAGTAGAGTTCGATCCGATAACTTTGAGGCATTAAAAACAACACTTAATCAGTGCTTCATTCAATCCAGTTTGACCAACGTtgttccttcagttaatattaaatatattttaagaattatatacataatatatcgagtttaATCGGATGACCATGTATTCACATGACTCGTTTTTTATGAATGGATTCGCCCCTGCTTAGGATAAGTCggtccaaacaggctctaagtgaGCTGCTAgaaatatgaattgaaaatCCTTCACGAGAATCACGACAAAGCCTCATATAGAAATAAACATAATTTCAAAgtaacaaaaatataaataagatgaataattcTGGAATTGGAAACAATAAATAAGAATAAGGTGAAGAAAGGAAGTAGAagacttagagcctgtttggctaggcttaaaaaaaaaaacagtttataAGTTCAAaaacattataaaaaaaaaaaaaaataagttagctaAGCCGTTCAAACGGCGAATTAACTTTTAGGTCTATTTTAAACACAAATGACTTTAAATTGTAATAAacattcaaaaattaaaaaaataatttaacttataaACCACAATCCATTTTTTGGCTCTCTACTTCCTTTCTTCACCTTATTCTGAGCCCGTTTgaattggcttataagttgcctatgttttttttttatttttgaaaatgactTTAAGTGAAGCATTTTCACTaaaaaataagcccaaaaaattaattagaatcCAAAACGTTTGACTCTATTTTAAACACATTATTAAAAATGACCTTAACATGTTCGAAAACAAAttacttataagccaaaaataaaCTTGGACTAATAAGTTGAACTAcctcttacttatttttttcaccTTATAAGAGCCCGTTTGAATTGGCTTATACTAAAAGTTCGTTATAAGCCTTGCCTAAAAAAAGTTttgtagtccaacttatttttttttgcttataagtcaaaatttATAAATCGCTTAAAAACTAAGCTAagctcaattattttttagcTTAGCTTATTTAAGACGAAATCGACTTTTTATAAGTTTGTaaaccaaacactaaaaaaaataagttttataagttcaacttataagccaatccaaacgggctctaagttatttccaacttataagctgctttttttaagcccatccaaacaggctctctTATGCTAAATTTTGCTTATGGAGCTGTTAGAAAttagaagtataaattaaaaaagaaatataaagcaAAAATCTATCACTCCATTTTCATCAGTACTAATTGCGatatcaaatcaaattttctgtCAAATTATTCAAATATACTCTCTACTATCTGACATAGTGTCACATTTCTATGTTTAGTTTCTGGTCCATGCTCTACCACAATGTCCCTAGACTAGTAAGTTCATAGTTTCACACATTAATTTGgtattataataatataatatcaaTAATTTTCTACTATAATCATGGTACTATACTCTATACAAAGAAGCATAATTCAGATGAGCAAAATATTATATTGGGATTTTTCTTATCTAAAGAATATAATACTCCTAATACAATATGAAAACCAAGACCAAAAAGAAGTCCCAGAA encodes:
- the LOC132062192 gene encoding stress enhanced protein 1, chloroplastic, with translation MAVVQISSSLCTSIRVSNPVSVYSISGSTRAQFGSVFATGSPLLSRNSFSQIKAVPSRAASVSIRCGQSTNESNLDVWLGRSAMVGFAAAITVEIATGKGLLENFGVSGPLPTVALAVTALVGILTAVFIFQSASKN